The Rhizobium sp. WSM4643 genome has a window encoding:
- a CDS encoding NCS1 family nucleobase:cation symporter-1, producing MSVQNPSPSLYNEDLAPAEERKWGAFSIFNVWTSDVHSLWGYYLAASLFLLCGSFINFVIAIGIGSLVIFCLMSLVGNAGVRTGVPFPVLARASFGTFGANVPALVRAVVACFWYGAQTAAASGAIVALLIRNDSLLAFHQNSHFLGHSTLEVICYVIVWALQLLIIQRGMETVRKFQDWAGPAVWIMMLVLSAYLVVKSGTFSFGSEIPRDVLIEKTKDAGVPGEPGSIAALAAVAATWITYFAALYLNFCDFSRYATNEKALRKGNLWGLPINLLAFCLVAGVTTTAAFTVYGEVLLHPEMISAKFDSWFLALLAALTFAIATLGINVVANFVSPAFDFANVFPRQINFKRGGYIAALIALVLYPFAPWETGAAHFVNFIGSTMGPIFGIMMVDYYLIRKSQLNVEALYHEDGEFRFQNGWHGNAFIAFVVGALFSSILPTFTTILPDWWGTYGWFFGVAIGGAIYFALRMGARRNPAFAS from the coding sequence ATGAGCGTACAAAATCCGTCTCCCTCGTTATACAACGAGGATCTTGCACCCGCCGAGGAGCGCAAGTGGGGTGCATTCAGCATTTTCAACGTCTGGACATCAGACGTCCACAGCCTGTGGGGCTACTATCTGGCGGCGAGCCTGTTCCTGCTGTGCGGCAGCTTCATCAATTTCGTCATCGCCATCGGCATTGGATCTCTGGTCATCTTCTGCCTGATGAGCCTGGTCGGCAATGCCGGCGTGCGCACAGGCGTACCCTTTCCGGTTCTGGCGCGCGCCTCCTTCGGCACGTTCGGGGCGAACGTGCCGGCACTCGTCCGAGCGGTGGTCGCCTGCTTCTGGTACGGGGCACAGACCGCCGCCGCATCCGGCGCCATCGTTGCCTTGCTGATCCGCAACGACAGCCTGCTCGCCTTTCACCAGAACAGTCACTTTCTCGGTCATTCAACCCTCGAGGTCATCTGCTACGTCATCGTCTGGGCGCTGCAGCTGCTGATCATTCAGCGCGGGATGGAAACGGTTCGCAAGTTCCAGGATTGGGCCGGTCCGGCCGTCTGGATCATGATGCTGGTGCTCTCGGCTTATCTGGTCGTCAAGTCCGGCACCTTCTCATTCGGGTCCGAAATCCCGCGCGACGTGCTGATCGAAAAGACCAAGGATGCGGGCGTGCCGGGTGAGCCTGGTTCGATTGCAGCGCTAGCTGCCGTGGCCGCCACGTGGATCACCTATTTCGCAGCACTTTACCTGAATTTCTGCGATTTTTCGCGCTACGCAACGAATGAAAAGGCGCTCAGGAAAGGCAACCTCTGGGGGCTTCCGATCAACCTGCTGGCGTTCTGCCTCGTCGCAGGCGTGACGACCACCGCTGCCTTCACCGTCTACGGAGAGGTGCTGCTGCATCCGGAAATGATATCGGCGAAATTCGACAGCTGGTTCCTGGCGCTGCTGGCCGCGCTAACATTCGCGATCGCAACGCTCGGCATCAACGTCGTGGCGAATTTCGTGTCGCCGGCCTTCGACTTTGCCAATGTTTTCCCGCGCCAGATCAATTTCAAGCGCGGGGGATATATCGCCGCATTGATCGCTCTTGTGCTTTACCCATTTGCTCCCTGGGAGACGGGTGCGGCGCATTTCGTCAATTTTATCGGATCGACGATGGGGCCGATCTTCGGCATCATGATGGTGGACTATTATCTCATCCGGAAGAGCCAACTGAACGTCGAAGCGCTTTATCATGAGGATGGCGAGTTCCGGTTCCAGAACGGATGGCACGGCAATGCCTTCATCGCATTTGTGGTGGGCGCGCTGTTCTCCTCGATCCTGCCGACCTTCACCACCATCCTGCCGGACTGGTGGGGCACCTACGGCTGGTTCTTCGGCGTCGCCATCGGCGGGGCGATCTATTTCGCATTGAGAATGGGCGCGCGGCGCAATCCGGCCTTCGCGTCCTGA
- a CDS encoding magnesium and cobalt transport protein CorA, which translates to MERLKDLDSIPAQGASGSTSPPYERPGVVAAAVYQHGQRIRDIRIEEAGEWRGRENAIVWIGLHEPDEVLLSQVQAQFNLHPLAIEDAAQPHQRPKLEIYGEAMFIVARTAHMKDGEIIFGETHLFVGRGYVVSVRHGDSSSYLAVRQRCEATPAALAHGENYILYSILDFIVDNYMPVIEVVQDEVENIEDLVLREQLTKSDIERLYLLRRRLLRLRNAVVPLVDVCRRYEHTDLPGMDPTLQSLFRDVTDHVRRVQEDIDALREVLAFAFEASVMIGQSEQTAIARKLAAWAAILAVPTAIAGIYGMNFSDMPELKTQYGYFVVLGVIAILCLGLFGFFRRRKWL; encoded by the coding sequence TTGGAACGGCTGAAGGATCTGGACAGTATTCCCGCGCAGGGGGCTAGCGGTTCCACATCGCCTCCCTATGAACGGCCTGGCGTCGTGGCTGCCGCCGTTTACCAGCACGGGCAACGTATTCGCGACATCAGGATAGAGGAGGCCGGCGAATGGCGGGGCCGGGAGAATGCGATCGTCTGGATCGGCCTGCACGAGCCGGATGAGGTGCTGCTAAGCCAAGTCCAGGCGCAGTTCAATCTCCATCCGCTGGCGATCGAGGATGCAGCGCAGCCCCACCAGCGCCCGAAACTGGAGATCTACGGGGAGGCGATGTTCATCGTCGCCCGGACCGCGCACATGAAGGACGGCGAAATCATCTTCGGCGAAACGCACCTGTTCGTCGGTCGCGGTTATGTCGTCTCCGTTCGTCACGGCGACTCGTCCTCCTATCTAGCGGTGCGGCAGCGATGCGAGGCGACGCCGGCGGCCCTTGCCCACGGCGAGAACTACATTCTCTATTCTATCCTCGATTTCATCGTCGACAACTACATGCCTGTCATCGAGGTCGTGCAGGACGAGGTCGAGAATATCGAGGATCTGGTGCTGCGCGAACAGCTGACAAAGTCCGATATCGAGCGGCTTTACTTGTTGAGGCGCAGGCTGCTGCGGCTGCGCAACGCCGTGGTGCCGCTTGTCGACGTCTGCCGGCGATACGAGCACACAGATCTTCCCGGCATGGATCCGACGCTGCAATCGCTGTTTCGCGATGTCACGGACCATGTGCGCCGCGTTCAGGAAGATATCGACGCGCTGCGCGAGGTGCTGGCCTTCGCCTTCGAGGCGAGCGTGATGATCGGCCAGTCGGAGCAGACGGCGATTGCCCGCAAGCTCGCCGCCTGGGCGGCGATCCTTGCCGTCCCCACCGCGATCGCCGGCATCTACGGGATGAATTTCAGCGATATGCCGGAGCTGAAAACCCAATATGGCTATTTCGTCGTGCTTGGTGTCATAGCCATCTTGTGCCTTGGCCTTTTCGGCTTCTTCCGACGGAGGAAATGGCTGTAG
- a CDS encoding phosphotransferase enzyme family protein — translation MKPLEGGRTGQIWRDGDTVIRPSGAWTPTVHRFLRHLRSRGFPGAPHPIEITGNQEVVSYVAGRVCEDLSDQFVGSERMLLSAAKLLREFHSASHGFLESDREVQAWMLPPQEPYEIICHGDYAPYNIATAGHEAVGIIDFDTAHPAPRLWDLAYSVYRWAPLSDPANPDVTFGLLDEQLQRAEIFCTAYGATMQERLQLPETICRRLQALVDYILPSAAAGDETFVEHVARGDARQYLSDMQYIRSHRDRLLKALC, via the coding sequence ATGAAACCGTTGGAGGGCGGACGAACCGGGCAGATCTGGCGTGACGGCGACACCGTGATCAGGCCGTCCGGCGCATGGACGCCGACGGTGCACCGGTTTTTGCGCCATCTGAGAAGCAGAGGCTTTCCGGGAGCGCCTCATCCCATTGAAATAACCGGGAACCAGGAAGTCGTCAGTTATGTTGCCGGGCGCGTCTGCGAAGACTTGAGCGACCAGTTTGTCGGGTCGGAGCGCATGCTGCTTTCCGCAGCCAAGCTACTGCGCGAATTTCATTCGGCATCTCATGGGTTTCTGGAATCGGATCGCGAGGTCCAGGCATGGATGCTGCCGCCGCAGGAACCGTACGAGATCATATGCCACGGAGATTATGCACCCTACAATATCGCCACAGCCGGTCATGAGGCTGTCGGGATCATCGATTTCGACACCGCCCATCCCGCACCCCGCCTATGGGATCTGGCCTATTCGGTTTACCGCTGGGCGCCGCTCTCCGATCCTGCCAATCCTGATGTGACCTTCGGCCTACTAGACGAACAGCTGCAGCGGGCGGAGATTTTCTGCACGGCATATGGGGCGACGATGCAAGAACGTCTCCAGCTCCCCGAGACGATCTGCCGACGGCTTCAGGCGCTCGTCGATTACATTTTGCCAAGTGCAGCGGCCGGAGATGAGACATTCGTGGAGCATGTGGCGAGAGGAGACGCCCGGCAGTATCTCAGCGATATGCAGTATATTCGAAGCCATCGGGATCGGCTGCTGAAGGCCCTGTGCTAA
- a CDS encoding MBL fold metallo-hydrolase → MNPSVELCSYPELDDRIVIVRAGDEVDGVFIRTERFNVLIDTLGTPELCLTALGMLGEQINARPLIVINSHMDWDHFWGNAAIARRAPIIAHAAALDRLRDPSAREVLRDKASQESRFRDVDLIGPDITFSGSMTVNGGDLTLELIHTPGHTPDHVAVWIPELRICLAVDAVEYPIPEVWSKNAGDLRLIRSSLERIRDLNARLVIPAHGRTHSPSAVHDNLAYFQALADRVGSLSESQLAEPQLGGSSGLRLEDFVAIPEGMPSDVVAFYRNCHETNLGATVQAHIDKLKSA, encoded by the coding sequence GTGAACCCATCGGTGGAATTATGTTCATATCCCGAACTCGATGATCGAATCGTGATCGTCAGGGCGGGCGACGAGGTTGATGGCGTGTTTATCCGGACCGAAAGGTTCAATGTGCTGATCGATACGCTCGGAACGCCCGAGCTGTGCCTGACGGCGCTGGGCATGCTCGGGGAACAGATAAACGCTCGTCCGCTGATCGTCATCAATTCGCACATGGATTGGGATCATTTCTGGGGGAATGCCGCCATTGCGCGGCGCGCTCCGATTATCGCGCATGCCGCCGCGCTCGACCGTTTACGCGACCCTTCCGCGCGGGAAGTCCTGAGAGACAAGGCGAGCCAGGAGTCGAGGTTTCGGGACGTCGACCTCATCGGTCCCGACATCACGTTCTCCGGCTCGATGACCGTCAACGGCGGCGATCTGACGCTGGAGCTCATTCATACGCCGGGACATACGCCCGACCATGTCGCCGTATGGATTCCCGAACTTCGCATCTGCCTGGCCGTCGACGCGGTGGAATACCCCATCCCCGAAGTCTGGAGCAAAAATGCAGGCGACCTGCGCTTGATCCGTTCCTCGCTCGAGCGGATACGTGACCTCAATGCAAGACTGGTCATCCCGGCGCACGGCCGGACGCACTCTCCTTCGGCGGTGCATGACAACCTCGCCTATTTCCAAGCCCTGGCCGATCGTGTCGGCAGTTTGAGCGAGAGCCAATTGGCGGAGCCGCAACTCGGCGGTTCAAGCGGCCTGCGGCTTGAAGACTTCGTCGCCATCCCCGAGGGAATGCCTTCCGACGTGGTGGCTTTCTACCGGAACTGCCATGAGACAAACCTTGGCGCGACGGTTCAGGCCCACATCGACAAGCTGAAATCCGCATAG
- a CDS encoding alpha-1,4-glucan--maltose-1-phosphate maltosyltransferase yields the protein MSFSPNQGVLSTPPRIYYVNPLLLQGIDAWREVFDHAAETGFDRVLTAPLFDRGGARSIFSFQDMNRLDPQLSLGSAVEDGVGRLVEAARRSGVTLMMDLMLDGKALDTKAGFRPVDPRRSPLDPAGPMTEMDAESQSRLLEEWAERLRGLAGLGLCGYRALGIDRIAPAAFKSLISAVREKADAQFLAWTPGTDFGARSAVQNTGFDGCFSSMAWWDFDERWFIEEHRVQKPLGWQIAFPEPPFGRRIAHGTQSREILERRAIRALRLAASLGGGLMVPMGFEYGAAMPLDPTHGNGTGLRGLRHDLTFDISSEIRLANSEIGKVSYAPASSLRLIRNANGPVSALLQSAAEDLRSAENVRFILLNRDLRKSAPAPLTALREAASGFLPVAADGTPLRLRAGETLVIEGRAPAPITSRPMLDIAQATASPRLAIENIMPRVDDGRFPIKRVVGDVVSVEADIFADGHDPIAAVLLWRPLDAADWTETEMQLVENDRWRAEFLLERIGRYEFAVEAWKNPFAIFRYELTKKSDARLDLKLELQEGLNLVRSAATPADAALGADLKVLVSSLESASDAERTAILLDARTSELMNKADKRPFRLRSTASAVDAERKAAAFASWYQIFPRSQSGDPNRHGTFDDVIPRLHAIRDMGFDVLYFPPIHPIGSTNRKGRNNSLKAGPDDPGSPYAIGSEDGGHDAIHPELGDFEDFRQLVEEAGRHGLEIALDLAIQASPDHPWLKEHPGWFDWRPDGTIKYAENPPKKYEDIVNVDFYTKDALPSLWVELRDIVQLWVDQGVKLFRVDNPHTKPFPFWEWLIGDIRARHPDVIFLSEAFTKPKVMYRLAKIGFSQSYTYFTWRNAKWELEQYMGELTETAPKEFFRPHFFVNTHDINPDFLQNAPRSAFLIRAALAATLSGLWGVYNGFELCEGRPDAKRKEYADSEKYEIRAWDYDRPGNIIAEIRMLNRIRNENLALHSHLGLTLLNAWNDNILFFEKASRARDNVLLIAISLDPHNFQESDVELPLWKWSLGDGGALDAEDLVAGHRFRWNGKWQRVSFNPQILPFAIWRVRAAEA from the coding sequence ATGTCATTCTCTCCAAACCAGGGTGTGTTGAGCACCCCACCCCGGATCTATTATGTCAATCCACTCCTTCTTCAGGGTATCGATGCATGGCGCGAGGTTTTCGACCATGCTGCGGAAACCGGTTTCGACCGTGTGCTGACAGCACCGCTCTTCGACCGGGGCGGGGCGCGCAGCATTTTTTCCTTCCAGGATATGAATCGACTCGATCCTCAACTGTCGCTCGGAAGTGCAGTCGAGGATGGGGTGGGTCGCCTGGTGGAGGCCGCCCGCAGGAGCGGCGTCACCCTGATGATGGACCTGATGCTCGACGGCAAAGCCCTGGATACCAAGGCAGGCTTTCGCCCTGTCGACCCAAGACGCTCACCACTGGATCCAGCAGGGCCGATGACTGAGATGGACGCGGAGTCTCAATCCCGGCTGTTGGAAGAATGGGCCGAACGGCTGCGGGGGCTGGCCGGTCTCGGCCTCTGCGGCTACCGCGCGCTCGGGATTGATCGCATTGCGCCGGCGGCTTTCAAATCGCTGATTTCCGCCGTGCGCGAGAAGGCGGACGCGCAATTCCTCGCCTGGACGCCGGGCACTGATTTTGGGGCGAGGAGCGCGGTCCAGAATACAGGCTTCGATGGATGTTTTTCATCTATGGCTTGGTGGGATTTCGACGAGAGATGGTTCATCGAAGAACACCGGGTTCAGAAGCCGCTCGGCTGGCAGATCGCTTTTCCCGAGCCGCCATTCGGCAGGCGGATCGCGCACGGAACCCAGAGCCGCGAAATCCTCGAACGACGGGCTATCAGGGCGCTGCGCCTTGCCGCCTCGCTCGGTGGCGGCCTGATGGTTCCGATGGGTTTCGAATATGGGGCCGCCATGCCGCTCGATCCGACCCATGGGAACGGGACGGGCTTGCGGGGGCTGCGCCATGATCTCACTTTCGATATTTCTTCCGAAATTCGCCTTGCGAACAGCGAAATCGGCAAAGTCAGTTATGCGCCAGCCTCATCCCTGCGGCTCATCCGCAACGCCAACGGACCGGTCTCGGCGCTGCTGCAATCGGCGGCGGAAGACTTGCGCAGCGCCGAGAATGTGCGCTTCATCCTGCTCAACAGGGACCTGCGGAAAAGTGCGCCAGCTCCGCTAACGGCACTGCGCGAAGCGGCTTCCGGTTTTCTTCCGGTTGCAGCCGACGGCACCCCTCTGCGGCTGCGGGCAGGGGAAACCCTGGTGATCGAAGGCAGGGCGCCGGCGCCGATCACGTCCCGGCCTATGCTGGACATCGCGCAGGCGACGGCGTCGCCGCGGCTCGCCATTGAAAACATCATGCCGCGAGTCGATGACGGGCGCTTTCCCATCAAGCGAGTGGTCGGCGATGTCGTCAGTGTCGAGGCGGATATATTCGCGGACGGGCACGACCCGATCGCCGCGGTCCTGCTGTGGCGGCCGCTCGATGCGGCGGATTGGACCGAGACGGAGATGCAACTGGTCGAAAACGATCGCTGGCGCGCCGAATTCCTGCTGGAGCGCATCGGACGCTATGAGTTCGCTGTCGAGGCATGGAAGAACCCGTTTGCGATCTTTCGCTACGAACTGACGAAGAAGAGCGATGCGAGACTGGACCTGAAGCTTGAACTCCAGGAGGGGTTGAACCTGGTTCGTTCGGCTGCGACGCCTGCCGATGCAGCGCTCGGCGCCGACTTGAAGGTTCTCGTCAGCAGTCTCGAAAGCGCCTCGGATGCCGAGCGCACGGCGATCCTGCTCGATGCCCGAACATCGGAATTGATGAACAAGGCGGACAAGCGGCCGTTTCGGCTTCGCTCGACGGCAAGCGCCGTCGATGCCGAACGCAAGGCGGCTGCCTTTGCCAGCTGGTACCAGATCTTCCCGCGCTCGCAGAGCGGCGATCCGAACCGACATGGCACCTTCGACGACGTCATCCCGAGGTTGCACGCCATCCGTGACATGGGATTCGACGTGCTCTATTTCCCGCCGATTCATCCGATCGGTTCGACCAACCGGAAAGGCCGCAACAACAGCCTGAAAGCCGGGCCAGATGACCCCGGAAGCCCCTATGCCATCGGCTCCGAGGACGGCGGCCATGATGCCATCCATCCCGAGCTCGGCGATTTCGAGGACTTCCGCCAGCTGGTGGAGGAGGCAGGCCGGCACGGCCTGGAGATTGCTCTCGACCTCGCGATCCAGGCGTCGCCGGATCACCCATGGCTGAAGGAGCATCCCGGCTGGTTCGACTGGCGTCCCGACGGAACGATCAAATATGCCGAGAACCCGCCGAAGAAATACGAGGACATCGTCAACGTCGATTTTTATACAAAAGATGCGTTGCCCTCCCTGTGGGTGGAGCTCAGGGATATCGTCCAGCTTTGGGTGGACCAGGGCGTCAAGCTGTTTCGCGTCGACAATCCGCACACCAAGCCCTTTCCGTTCTGGGAGTGGCTGATCGGCGATATCAGGGCGCGTCACCCCGATGTGATCTTCCTGTCGGAAGCTTTCACCAAGCCGAAAGTCATGTACCGGCTGGCAAAGATCGGCTTCTCACAGTCCTATACCTACTTCACCTGGCGCAATGCCAAGTGGGAGCTCGAGCAATATATGGGGGAACTCACGGAGACAGCGCCGAAGGAATTCTTCCGCCCGCATTTCTTCGTCAACACCCATGATATCAATCCGGATTTCCTGCAGAACGCGCCACGTTCCGCCTTCCTGATACGGGCGGCGTTGGCCGCCACGCTGTCTGGGCTTTGGGGCGTCTATAACGGTTTCGAACTTTGCGAGGGGCGTCCCGATGCCAAGCGCAAGGAATATGCCGACAGCGAGAAGTATGAGATCCGCGCCTGGGACTACGACCGCCCGGGCAATATCATCGCCGAGATCAGGATGCTCAACCGCATCCGGAACGAAAATCTCGCCCTGCATTCCCATCTCGGGCTGACACTGCTGAACGCCTGGAACGACAACATCTTGTTCTTCGAAAAGGCGAGCCGCGCCCGCGACAATGTCTTGTTGATCGCCATCAGTCTCGATCCGCACAACTTCCAGGAAAGCGACGTCGAGCTGCCGCTCTGGAAGTGGTCGCTCGGAGACGGTGGAGCGCTCGACGCCGAGGATCTGGTCGCTGGGCATCGGTTCAGATGGAATGGCAAATGGCAGAGAGTGAGCTTCAACCCTCAGATCCTGCCCTTTGCGATCTGGCGCGTTCGCGCAGCGGAGGCATGA
- the treS gene encoding maltose alpha-D-glucosyltransferase, translating to MDTLNPDGMNQPLWYKDAIIYQLHIKSFYDANGDGIGDFAGLHQKLDHIAALGVNAIWLLPFFPSPRRDDGYDIADYGNVSPDYGTMEDFRAFVDAAHLRNIRVIIELVINHTSDQHPWFQRARHAPVRSPEREFYVWSDSDQKFPETRIIFLDTEKSNWTWDAVAGAYYWHRFYSHQPDLNFDSPLVMEELLKVMRLWLETGIDGFRLDAIPYLVEREGTINENLPETHAILKRIRAALDATHPGVMLLAEANQWPEDTREYFGEGDECHMAFHFPLMPRMYMAIAKEDRFPITDILRQTPEIPENCQWAIFLRNHDELTLEMVTDAERDYLWETYASDKRARINLGIRRRLAPLMERDRRRIELMNALLLSMPGTPVIYYGDEIGMGDNIYLGDRDGVRTPMQWSPDRNGGFSRTDPARLVLPLIADPLYGYEAVNVEAQSTDAHSLLNWTRKMLALRGRHPAFGRGSLRFLSPENRKILAYLREYDGETLMCVANLSRLPQAVELDLSAFEGRVPIELTGMSPFPPIGQLTYLLTLPPYGFFWFQLEADADPPAWRTAPPEQLPDLTTMVIRRGLLDLVDEPRLGRVLSTEILPAYLARRRWFGAKDQPLQAARLISATPIPFADGVVLGELEAVLPDHTESYQLPLAIAWDDAQPSALTQQLALGRVRQGRRVGFLTDGFAVEPMARGVLRGLADRSIITGRTGTLEFLGTERLDRLDVTDDMPIHWLSAEQSNSSMIVGDVAMIKLIRHIFPGVHPEVEMTRFLTRAGYDHTAPLLGEVAHTDSSGRRSTLIIVQGAIRNQGDAWNWMLSNLRRAADELVLNDPAVEPGDDVFQSLISFVAMVGLRLGELHVVLSGENADEAFSPLIAGGGEVEAIKKAVAGEIAYAMSKLAEREESADPAVDLLARPLLERRAELVELGANLAESTRGMLMTRTHGDFHLGQILVSEGDAVIIDFEGEPAKNLAERRAKTVPLRDVAGLLRSLNYLVATAQLDNDAVTEHENEVRRDAIARFGRSAEEAFLDAYWQAVSASKTLAMPPEQRRRVLDAFLLEKAAYEIAYEARNRPKWLPIPLAGLTEIASRLAGVTA from the coding sequence ATGGACACGTTGAATCCCGACGGTATGAACCAGCCGCTCTGGTACAAAGACGCGATCATCTATCAGCTGCACATCAAGTCGTTCTACGACGCCAATGGTGACGGGATAGGCGATTTCGCCGGCTTGCACCAGAAGCTCGATCACATCGCAGCCCTTGGCGTCAACGCCATTTGGCTGCTGCCGTTCTTTCCCTCGCCGCGCCGAGACGACGGTTACGACATCGCCGACTACGGCAATGTCAGCCCCGACTACGGGACAATGGAGGATTTCCGGGCGTTCGTCGACGCCGCCCATCTGCGCAATATTCGCGTCATCATCGAGCTCGTCATCAATCACACGTCCGACCAGCATCCCTGGTTCCAGCGCGCTCGCCACGCCCCGGTGAGGTCGCCGGAGCGCGAATTCTATGTCTGGTCGGACAGCGACCAAAAATTTCCTGAAACCCGCATCATCTTCCTCGACACCGAAAAATCCAACTGGACGTGGGATGCGGTTGCCGGCGCTTACTATTGGCACCGCTTCTATTCCCACCAGCCCGATCTCAATTTCGACAGCCCACTCGTTATGGAGGAACTGCTGAAGGTGATGCGCTTGTGGCTGGAAACCGGTATCGACGGGTTCCGTCTCGACGCGATTCCCTACCTTGTCGAACGCGAGGGAACGATCAACGAAAATCTTCCCGAGACCCACGCGATCCTCAAACGGATCCGCGCCGCTCTCGACGCCACTCATCCCGGCGTCATGCTGCTTGCAGAGGCCAATCAATGGCCGGAGGACACGCGCGAATATTTCGGTGAGGGCGACGAATGCCACATGGCCTTCCACTTCCCGCTAATGCCGCGCATGTATATGGCGATCGCCAAGGAAGACCGGTTCCCGATTACCGACATCCTGCGCCAGACGCCCGAAATCCCCGAGAATTGCCAATGGGCGATCTTCCTGCGCAATCACGACGAGCTGACCCTCGAAATGGTGACCGACGCCGAGCGGGACTATCTCTGGGAGACCTATGCATCCGACAAGCGCGCCCGCATTAACCTCGGCATCAGGCGGCGTCTGGCGCCGCTGATGGAACGCGACCGCCGGCGCATCGAACTGATGAACGCACTTCTGCTCTCGATGCCCGGAACGCCTGTCATCTATTACGGCGACGAGATCGGCATGGGCGACAACATCTATCTCGGCGACCGGGACGGGGTGCGGACGCCGATGCAATGGTCGCCGGACCGCAATGGCGGCTTCTCCCGCACGGACCCGGCTCGTCTCGTCCTCCCGTTGATTGCCGATCCGCTCTATGGTTACGAGGCAGTCAACGTCGAGGCCCAGAGCACCGATGCCCATTCGCTGCTCAATTGGACGCGAAAGATGCTGGCGCTGCGCGGCAGGCATCCGGCCTTCGGGCGCGGCTCGTTGCGGTTCCTCTCGCCTGAGAACCGAAAGATTCTCGCTTATCTCAGGGAATATGACGGCGAGACGCTGATGTGCGTCGCAAACCTTTCCCGGCTGCCTCAGGCGGTCGAGCTCGACCTCTCGGCTTTCGAGGGCCGTGTGCCGATCGAGCTGACCGGCATGTCGCCCTTTCCGCCGATCGGTCAGCTGACCTATCTCCTGACATTGCCGCCCTACGGCTTCTTCTGGTTCCAGCTGGAGGCCGATGCCGATCCGCCGGCATGGCGCACCGCGCCGCCCGAGCAATTGCCCGACCTCACGACGATGGTCATTCGCCGCGGCCTGCTCGATCTCGTCGATGAGCCGCGGCTGGGACGCGTCCTCAGCACCGAAATCCTGCCTGCTTACCTCGCCAGGCGCCGCTGGTTCGGGGCGAAGGACCAGCCGCTCCAGGCGGCGCGGCTGATCTCGGCAACGCCGATCCCCTTTGCTGATGGTGTCGTTCTCGGCGAATTGGAAGCGGTGCTGCCGGATCACACCGAATCCTATCAGCTGCCGCTCGCGATCGCCTGGGACGACGCGCAACCCTCTGCTTTGACGCAGCAGCTTGCTCTGGGGCGGGTTCGCCAGGGCAGGCGGGTCGGCTTCCTGACGGACGGGTTTGCCGTAGAGCCGATGGCGCGCGGGGTCCTGCGCGGGCTTGCCGACCGCTCCATCATCACCGGGCGTACCGGCACGCTGGAATTCCTTGGCACCGAGCGGCTCGACCGGCTTGATGTTACCGACGATATGCCGATCCATTGGCTTTCCGCCGAACAATCCAACAGTTCGATGATCGTCGGTGACGTCGCGATGATCAAGCTGATCAGGCATATTTTCCCCGGCGTCCATCCGGAGGTCGAGATGACGCGGTTTCTCACCCGCGCCGGCTACGACCACACCGCGCCGCTGCTTGGCGAGGTCGCGCACACTGATTCCAGCGGGCGTCGCTCGACTTTGATCATCGTTCAGGGAGCGATCCGCAACCAGGGCGACGCCTGGAACTGGATGTTGAGCAATTTGCGCCGCGCGGCAGACGAGCTCGTGCTGAATGACCCGGCGGTGGAACCAGGCGATGATGTCTTCCAGTCACTGATCAGCTTCGTTGCAATGGTGGGCCTGAGGCTCGGCGAATTGCATGTCGTCCTCTCGGGGGAGAACGCGGACGAGGCGTTCAGCCCTCTGATCGCCGGTGGCGGTGAGGTTGAGGCGATCAAGAAGGCGGTGGCGGGCGAAATCGCTTATGCGATGTCGAAGCTTGCCGAACGCGAGGAAAGTGCCGATCCCGCGGTCGATCTGCTCGCTCGCCCGCTTCTGGAGCGCCGCGCCGAACTCGTCGAGCTTGGCGCAAACCTGGCGGAGAGCACTCGCGGCATGTTGATGACGCGTACGCATGGCGATTTCCATCTAGGCCAGATTCTGGTCAGCGAAGGCGATGCCGTCATCATCGACTTCGAAGGCGAGCCCGCGAAAAATCTCGCCGAGCGCCGCGCCAAGACCGTTCCGCTCCGCGACGTCGCCGGGCTTTTAAGATCGTTGAACTATCTCGTCGCCACCGCGCAGCTCGACAATGATGCGGTTACCGAACACGAGAACGAGGTGCGACGGGACGCCATCGCCCGCTTCGGGCGCAGTGCCGAGGAGGCCTTTCTCGATGCCTATTGGCAGGCGGTCTCCGCATCGAAGACGCTCGCTATGCCGCCCGAGCAACGACGGAGGGTCCTCGATGCCTTTCTTCTCGAAAAGGCCGCCTATGAAATCGCCTATGAAGCGCGTAACCGGCCGAAGTGGCTGCCGATCCCGCTCGCCGGCCTTACCGAAATCGCATCGCGCTTAGCGGGGGTAACGGCATGA